AAGCAGCCGGGATAATTACCCCAGCCACTTTTTGGATAACGCTTACATTTCATTTGTTTTACTTCGCTTTTTGGATGGGAGTCACAGTTGGATCTTTCAAAATAGTTGGTTTCATGCCTCTTCGCTGCGGAATCCCTCTTTCTTCTTGTTTCTTTGCAACCCACATCGTCAGCATGGGTGTTAGAATTGCTGTCACCAATACACTTGTCGCGATGATTGCTGTTGCCGATTCTGCTACAGGAGCAAACTGCGGGTTTAACTCGGCAATAATGAAAGGCACTGCAACTGCGGCCCCCGCTGTTGAAGACGCTGCGACCCCAGCAACACCATCCGAGCCTGTAACGTAGCGATCCAGTAGATATAAGATACCCCCGGAAAGGAAGACGACGGCAACACCCATTAAAATACCCATGAATCCGGATTTTATGATCATGCCAAAATCCAACCCGAACCCTAGAGCCAGTGCGAAAAACGGGATAAGGACCGGTACGGCCTGTCCAAAGAATTCCCGGCATTCTTTATCGATATTCCCTACAATCATACCGACTGCAAATGGAATCAAAGTGGAGACGATCGTTTGCCATGGAAACGTTGCAAGGCCTCCAACACCGAGGATGATCATCGTGAAGAACGGTCCGCTTTCAATACTGATGAACGGGAATGCAGCAGCATCTTCCGTTCTGCCCAATTTTGTCATGAGTGCGGTATAAAGACCGCCATTCGTTTCATTAAATGCTGCTATCAGCACTAACACCGAAAGACCGGAAAAGAGACCAGTTTGAATCCCGTTCTCTGGAAGCAGCAAAGCTGCCCCATATCCTAATAATGCCGCAAATATGACTTTACCGATAAGCAATGTAAATCCTTTTCTTGCTATATACCCGGATTGCTTAACATCTATCGTAGCTCCGACACAAAAGAAAAAAACGGCTAATATCGATGCGGTACCTGTTAGCATCGCACCTGTGAATCCGCCAAAGAAGGTTGCTGTGTCAGGAAAAATAGTATGTATCAAAGCACCTATGAACAAAGGGACAACCATCATTCCACCAGGGATTTTTTCTATTCCGGCTTTTATTCTCATCACAATCTCTCCACTTCATTATCAAATTTATGATTATTTGTAATTGGAAGTCTAGTTGTGGAGTTAACTGGTTGCTGTTATCGATCATTCAACGTTTAAAAGTTTGTTCTGACTTTCAATAAAGTCCCGTAATTTTTTCCGGCTGGGCATACCGTCCATATCACCAGGAGACATGACTTGCAGGGCGCCAATCGCATTACCCCGAGTAACGGTTTCCGTCGTGGATATACCTTCAAGCAAGCCGCTGATCACCCCGACGGCAAAACCATCGCCGGCCCCTACTGTATCAACGACTTTTTCGGGTACAAATCCTTTAATATACCCTTCTTCATTCGCATTTTTATAATAGGCTCCCTCTGCTCCAAGCTTGATGACAATCATTTTAACTCCTTTGTTCAAATAAAATTCGGCCACCTCCTCAGGTGTCTGGAGTCCTGTTAAAACTTCCGCTTCAGACATGCCTGGAAGAAAGAAATCACAAATGTAAGCTAGCTGATTAATGCAATCCACCATTTTTTGTTTATCCGGCCATAGGTTAGACCGTAAATTCGGGTCAAATGAAACGGTTTTTCCTTGATTCTTCATAAATTTCATGGCAGCAACCGTAAATTCATGGCAGCTTTCAGATAATGCGGATGGGATACCTGTTGCATGCAGATGTTTAGCTTGCAGAAAATATTCTTCCGAGAAGTCGTCAATCTCCAGAGTAGAAGCTGCTGAATTTTTTCTGAAATATTCCACTTCTGGGTCTCCGTCCAGCACTTTAGACTTGATTAGCATTCCTGTCGAGTGATCACTTGTAAAACGGATACCTGTCGTATCGACTTTTTCTTTATTCAATTCTCCGATGATGAACTTACCGAAACTGTCGTTGCCAAGTTTCGTCATATAAGCAACATCTAAATCAAGACGCGCCAATCCGCAAGCTACGTTTGATTCGGCTCCCGCAATCGCTCGTGAAAAGGATTTAACCTCGTGTAAAGGTTCTACTTCATTTGCATAGAACATGGTCATCGGTTCCCCAAAGGTGATCACATCTAATTCTTTCATTCCTAATTCCCCCTGAAAAAGGTGTCTAGCGGTTTAGTAAACCCAAACCACAAGAAAGCGCTTTCTTTTTAATAAAGTCAGATTACCATATAAACCAGTTTTTAACAATACTAATCTTTATATTTTTATTTTGCATAAAAACATAGTTTCAATCATTTATTTCTTGTTTTATACTGATTAATCTACTAAAATTTTCTATTATCATTGACTATTTGGAAAATTTTATATATATTTTTAATATTGGCAGCGCTAACATTTTGAAATTTTACGATAAACCGTTTTACTAACTAGGAGGTTATTTATATGCATATGGAAAAACGTTATTCCATTCATCCGTCACAAGCCAAGCACTTCGATACAAGTGAAATCCGCAAAAACTTTTTAGTGGAAAATTTATTTCTCGATGATGACGTTTCTTTATGCTATTCCCTTGATGACAGGATCATCATAGGAGGAATCAAACCTGTTTCTAAAGAGGTTAAGCTTGAGGGCCATGATTTCATAAAAGCTGATTATTTTCTTCAACGAAGAGAATTAGGTGTATTTAATATAGGGGGATCAGGAAAGATCTCAGTTGATGGGGAAGTATATACGCTTCAAAATCGTGATTGTCTGTATATAGGATTAGGTTGTAAAGAGCTGATTTTCACTAGTGATTCAGACTCCGAGCCCGCTAAATTTTATTTAGCCTCTGCTCCAGCACATAAAAATTACCCCATTCAACACGTTGCATTCAAGGAAGTGCAAGGTGATGAAATGGGGTCACAGGAAACGGCAAATAAGCGGACGATTCGCAGGATGATTCATGAAAAAGGTATCCAAAGCTGCCAACTGTGTATGGGAATGACTGAATTGGCTCCAGGAAATGTCTGGAACTCCATGCCTCCTCATGTTCATGACCGCAGAGTGGAAGTTTATATGTATTTTGACTTAGCAGAAGATGCCATTTTGTTCCACATGATGGGTGAACCCGATGAAACAAGGCATATTGTAATGAAAAATGAACAAGCTGTCATTTCACCTCCGTGGTCCATACATAGTGGTTCCGCTACAAGCAACTACACATTTATTTGGGCAATGGCTGGAGAAAATTATACATATGAGGATATGGATAACTTTCCTATTTCAGAAATGAA
The DNA window shown above is from Peribacillus sp. FSL P2-0133 and carries:
- the kduI gene encoding 5-dehydro-4-deoxy-D-glucuronate isomerase, with product MEKRYSIHPSQAKHFDTSEIRKNFLVENLFLDDDVSLCYSLDDRIIIGGIKPVSKEVKLEGHDFIKADYFLQRRELGVFNIGGSGKISVDGEVYTLQNRDCLYIGLGCKELIFTSDSDSEPAKFYLASAPAHKNYPIQHVAFKEVQGDEMGSQETANKRTIRRMIHEKGIQSCQLCMGMTELAPGNVWNSMPPHVHDRRVEVYMYFDLAEDAILFHMMGEPDETRHIVMKNEQAVISPPWSIHSGSATSNYTFIWAMAGENYTYEDMDNFPISEMK
- a CDS encoding 2-keto-3-deoxygluconate permease — its product is MRIKAGIEKIPGGMMVVPLFIGALIHTIFPDTATFFGGFTGAMLTGTASILAVFFFCVGATIDVKQSGYIARKGFTLLIGKVIFAALLGYGAALLLPENGIQTGLFSGLSVLVLIAAFNETNGGLYTALMTKLGRTEDAAAFPFISIESGPFFTMIILGVGGLATFPWQTIVSTLIPFAVGMIVGNIDKECREFFGQAVPVLIPFFALALGFGLDFGMIIKSGFMGILMGVAVVFLSGGILYLLDRYVTGSDGVAGVAASSTAGAAVAVPFIIAELNPQFAPVAESATAIIATSVLVTAILTPMLTMWVAKKQEERGIPQRRGMKPTILKDPTVTPIQKAK
- a CDS encoding sugar kinase codes for the protein MKELDVITFGEPMTMFYANEVEPLHEVKSFSRAIAGAESNVACGLARLDLDVAYMTKLGNDSFGKFIIGELNKEKVDTTGIRFTSDHSTGMLIKSKVLDGDPEVEYFRKNSAASTLEIDDFSEEYFLQAKHLHATGIPSALSESCHEFTVAAMKFMKNQGKTVSFDPNLRSNLWPDKQKMVDCINQLAYICDFFLPGMSEAEVLTGLQTPEEVAEFYLNKGVKMIVIKLGAEGAYYKNANEEGYIKGFVPEKVVDTVGAGDGFAVGVISGLLEGISTTETVTRGNAIGALQVMSPGDMDGMPSRKKLRDFIESQNKLLNVE